Proteins co-encoded in one Waddlia chondrophila WSU 86-1044 genomic window:
- a CDS encoding inositol monophosphatase family protein, producing MNLKESNSFAPFLKPFWHRVTTYLNQATHIAQEAGEILRKYWGRLAHVQEKKYSWDLVTEADKESEALILGKLKENFPEHSILSEESGSHMIEESPFCWVVDPLDGTTNYTHQYPFVSISIALLAAGEPIVGVVYNPIMNELFQGEKGKGSWINGSPLRVSSVNSLGKSLLSTGFAYDRRTNPDNNYAEFCRMTHISQGVRRGGSAAIDLAYVAAGRLDGYWERGLNAWDISAGVLLIKEAGGIVTAYDGAPVDIHSGRLVASNGQIHQALLSELRS from the coding sequence ATGAACCTCAAAGAGAGCAATTCTTTCGCTCCCTTCTTGAAACCATTTTGGCATCGCGTGACAACTTATCTTAATCAAGCCACACACATTGCACAAGAGGCAGGAGAGATCCTCAGAAAATACTGGGGAAGGCTCGCTCATGTCCAAGAGAAAAAATACAGCTGGGATCTTGTTACAGAAGCTGACAAGGAGTCAGAGGCATTAATACTGGGAAAACTCAAAGAAAACTTTCCTGAGCACTCCATCCTCTCTGAAGAATCTGGCAGCCATATGATTGAGGAAAGCCCCTTTTGCTGGGTAGTCGATCCTCTTGACGGCACAACAAATTACACACATCAATACCCATTTGTCTCAATTTCTATTGCGCTTCTTGCAGCTGGCGAACCCATCGTTGGGGTTGTCTACAATCCCATCATGAATGAACTGTTTCAGGGAGAAAAAGGAAAAGGATCTTGGATCAATGGATCTCCTTTGCGAGTCTCCAGCGTCAATTCGCTTGGAAAAAGCCTGCTTTCTACAGGTTTCGCTTACGATCGCCGCACAAACCCGGATAACAACTATGCCGAATTCTGCCGAATGACCCATATCAGTCAAGGGGTCAGGCGCGGAGGTTCGGCAGCCATAGATTTAGCGTATGTGGCGGCAGGGCGTTTGGACGGCTATTGGGAACGGGGGTTGAATGCCTGGGATATCTCCGCAGGAGTCCTTCTCATCAAGGAAGCTGGAGGGATCGTAACAGCTTATGACGGCGCTCCTGTCGATATCCACTCAGGACGTCTCGTTGCTTCCAACGGTCAAATCCACCAAGCGTTATTAAGCGAACTGCGCTCTTAA
- a CDS encoding BPL-N domain-containing protein, producing the protein MNSEPTLEQQSKQKLKAIKSVQNQFSNSLQPMAILVYADEGAGPRSVRLLIKALKSLKLHEKYKLQRVNRKALAASGWEKDASLLIFPGGRDTPYHQSLKGKPNENIRRYVEEGGAYLGICAGGYYGSAEVEFEKGHPLEVVGKRELGFFPGIARGSAFGPNLFKYEDESGSQAAHIHWMENSLLPIYFNGGCAFVDAAAYTNTRVLATYAELPGNPAAVVECSIGKGKAILSGVHPEYAYPHIEHIPTIPSLVLSTLKNHEPQREQFFRSLLETILASRDNLS; encoded by the coding sequence GTGAACTCGGAGCCAACGCTAGAGCAGCAATCTAAACAGAAGTTAAAAGCTATCAAGAGCGTCCAAAATCAGTTTTCGAATTCACTTCAGCCCATGGCCATTTTGGTTTACGCAGATGAAGGAGCAGGACCTCGGTCAGTCCGCCTTCTTATTAAGGCCCTAAAATCTCTAAAACTCCACGAAAAATACAAACTTCAAAGAGTCAACCGAAAGGCGCTAGCTGCAAGCGGTTGGGAAAAAGACGCCAGTCTGTTAATCTTCCCTGGAGGCCGCGACACTCCCTACCATCAATCACTTAAAGGGAAACCCAACGAAAATATCCGCCGCTATGTTGAAGAAGGGGGCGCTTATCTTGGGATTTGCGCAGGAGGATACTATGGCAGTGCCGAAGTGGAATTTGAGAAGGGGCACCCGCTTGAGGTGGTTGGAAAAAGAGAGCTGGGTTTTTTCCCCGGCATTGCGCGCGGATCCGCTTTTGGACCGAATCTGTTCAAGTATGAAGATGAAAGCGGAAGTCAAGCTGCGCACATCCATTGGATGGAAAACAGCTTGCTTCCCATCTATTTCAATGGGGGGTGCGCTTTTGTTGATGCCGCCGCCTACACCAATACCCGCGTTTTAGCAACCTACGCGGAACTGCCCGGCAATCCGGCAGCTGTAGTCGAGTGTTCTATAGGCAAAGGAAAGGCGATCCTTTCCGGCGTGCATCCTGAATACGCCTATCCTCACATTGAACACATTCCGACAATTCCTTCCTTGGTTCTCAGCACCCTTAAAAATCATGAACCTCAAAGAGAGCAATTCTTTCGCTCCCTTCTTGAAACCATTTTGGCATCGCGTGACAACTTATCTTAA
- a CDS encoding biotin transporter BioY, with product MRANQDSSLFSPIPLSLQTLAVMLVAGFLGRRKGFFAVASYLGLLCYGLPVAAGGVSAPLALIGASGGYLIGFAVQAYLVGLCAENRSRMTSLALMGALVLISFLQLGLGTLWLGAFIGMNSAFLVGLLPFIPGEILKATAATIFISKRQS from the coding sequence ATGCGCGCAAATCAAGATTCCTCTCTTTTTTCCCCTATTCCTCTTAGTTTGCAAACATTGGCGGTGATGCTGGTTGCAGGTTTTCTTGGCCGCCGCAAAGGTTTTTTTGCTGTTGCATCCTATCTTGGCCTGCTTTGCTATGGGCTTCCGGTAGCGGCCGGCGGAGTTTCTGCTCCATTGGCGTTAATCGGAGCCAGCGGAGGATATTTAATCGGATTTGCCGTGCAGGCGTATTTAGTCGGGTTATGTGCAGAAAATAGGAGCCGCATGACCTCTTTGGCTCTGATGGGAGCTCTCGTTTTGATCTCCTTTCTACAACTTGGATTAGGGACTCTTTGGCTAGGAGCTTTCATCGGCATGAACAGTGCCTTTTTAGTTGGCCTGCTGCCGTTCATCCCAGGAGAAATCTTGAAAGCGACCGCAGCAACAATTTTCATTTCCAAACGGCAATCATAA